Part of the Woronichinia naegeliana WA131 genome, CTTTATTATTCTCGTTAAAAACCCACAGTTATCTCTATGATGTGGGACTAGCCATTAAACGATCCCCTCATTCTCCTGCCGAAAAACCAGAAGAGGACGAACGCGATCGCCTTAGTTTCTGGATCATTATTTTACTGACTGCCACGATTGCTGTGGCCTTTGAATCCGATTTATTTGTCAATGTCATTGATTCTGTCACCGATGGTTTAGGTTTGACTCCGCTATTTACTGGGGTTATTTTGCTGCCTCTCATTAGTGATGTGGCCGGCATTGTCATTGTCATTCGCTTAGCTTTAAAAGATAAAATGGATCTAGTTGTTGCTACCGCAACGGGTGATAGCCTCTTAGTTTCTCTTTTTGTTGCACCGATTTTAGTCTTAGCCGGATTGATTATTCATCAAGGCATGGATTTGAATTTTAATCCGTTTGAAGTCGTTGCCTTAGCCGTTGCCGTTACTGTCACTAATTTAATTAGTTTTAGCGGACGATCTAATTGGTTGGATGGAACGCTACTATTAGCCACTTACACAATTTTAGGCGTTGCTTTTTTCTATCATCCTGCTTAATAGTATGGTTCTTCGGTATTTGTTATGCTAAATATGAGGTTATCTACTCCAAAACCTATGCCAAGAAAGGGAAACCCTTTCTTTACACTCAATTCATGCCAAATTAACTGACAGTTTTAACCGAAAACCTTATATAGCAAGGATTTTAGGAATTGATAAAATGACTGAGCATAGTAACTACCGATGAACCAAATAAAAACTTTAAAGCCAGAAGCTCGACGGATGGCTGTAAGGTTGAAAAAAGTTATTCGTATTGCCTCACAAATACAAGAAAATTTAAGTTCAAATCTGATCACTAAGGTCGAACTAGATCTTCGTTTAGCTGATGCCGAATCCGCCTTAGAATACTATCATGAAATAGTTGAGAAACAATAGAATCTCCAAATCCAAATTCAGATATTTATGAAAGCAATTATGGTAGTGGGGACGACCTCCAGTGCAGGCAAGTCTTTTCTCACAACAGCCCTTTGTCGTCTATTGGCCCAGCAAGGTTGGCAGGTAAGTCCATTTAAAGGGCAGAACATGGCCCTCAATGCCTACGTTACCTTAACCGGAGGCGAAATGGGCTATGCTCAGGCAGTTCAGGCTTGGGCAGCGGGCGCAACACCCAGAGTCGAAATGAATCCTATTTTACTTAAACCCCAGGGTGATATGACTTCCCAGGTCATTATTAAAGGGCAGGTTGTCGGCACCACTGGAGCCAGTGAATACTATGAAAAATATTTCGATCGCGGTTGGCAGGCCATTACTTCCTCTCTCGATCGCCTCAAGGAAGAGTTTGATGTCGTTGTCTGTGAGGGAGCGGGTAGTCCGGCGGAAATCAATCTCAAACATCGAGATTTGACCAATATGCGGGTTGCTAAATATCTCAAGGCAGCAACGGTGTTAATTGTGGATATTGATCGAGGTGGGGCCTTTGCTCATGTCGTTGGCACTCTTGCTCTTTTGGAGCCGGAAGAACGTCAACTGATTAAAGGAATTGTTATTAATAAATTTCGGGGCCAGCGATCGCTCCTAGAGTCAGGGATCACTTGGCTAGAAGATTATACTGGCATTCCCGTGCTAGGGGTTATCCCCTATACCAATACATTTTTTCCGGCGGAAGATTCCCTCAGCCTTTTTGAGCATTCTACCCGTCCCAAGGAATCAGATCTAGAAATTGCTATTATTCGACTGCCTCGGAT contains:
- the cax gene encoding calcium/proton exchanger; its protein translation is MFNLNFEKIIAALLVIFIPLSIAADWLQWGSSYVFIYSACSIIPLSIVLSTATEKVAVVTGPSLGGLINAIFGSATVLIIALIALREGLVDIVKASITGSILSDLLLFLGLAMLTGGLRYKEQEFQPILARVNGLSMTLAAIAIALPTLVINTSNMVNGKVISHLSIIVATVLIIVYGLTLLFSLKTHSYLYDVGLAIKRSPHSPAEKPEEDERDRLSFWIIILLTATIAVAFESDLFVNVIDSVTDGLGLTPLFTGVILLPLISDVAGIVIVIRLALKDKMDLVVATATGDSLLVSLFVAPILVLAGLIIHQGMDLNFNPFEVVALAVAVTVTNLISFSGRSNWLDGTLLLATYTILGVAFFYHPA
- the cobQ gene encoding cobyric acid synthase CobQ produces the protein MKAIMVVGTTSSAGKSFLTTALCRLLAQQGWQVSPFKGQNMALNAYVTLTGGEMGYAQAVQAWAAGATPRVEMNPILLKPQGDMTSQVIIKGQVVGTTGASEYYEKYFDRGWQAITSSLDRLKEEFDVVVCEGAGSPAEINLKHRDLTNMRVAKYLKAATVLIVDIDRGGAFAHVVGTLALLEPEERQLIKGIVINKFRGQRSLLESGITWLEDYTGIPVLGVIPYTNTFFPAEDSLSLFEHSTRPKESDLEIAIIRLPRIANFTDFDPLESEPNVCLRYVNLNSSFGYPDAVILPGSKTTIADLTALHESGMAEKLKNYVAAGGTVLGLCGGYQMLGRQVHDPDGSEGGKERCAGLNFLPMETLISREKITRQRQSISLYPQSGLPVLGYELHQGITRLIRSSDQEILKDFHPIFEDDNLGIVNTSQSIWGCYLHGIFDNGSWRRSWLNVLRKRRGLPTLPTGISNYREQREVMLDSLAELIKEFVNLSPLIQYLGEED